CATTTGCAACCAACTCAGGTTTATACAATCCATCGATTGTTGTGCCGAACGAAGAATGGTAACTGAACGGAACAGCAGTAAGATCATTTGCATCATCCACACCGCCAATACTGATCACATTCGGTGCATTTGCAGGTGGTTTGATCATGACTTCTGTGTTGTTCCCGGCTGCGGCAACAATATTGACGCCTGCATTAATGAGCTGTTCTGCAAGCTGATCAATTCCTGATTCATGATAACTCAAATTCTCATCAGCACTAACACTCAGGTTTACAATTTTAATATCATAGGTTAGATGATTTGCTGCAACCCATTCTAACGCTTTCATGATATTGGCCGTTGGTATCCTGCCATCATCATCCTGCACTTTGATCAATACAAGTTCAGCATCAGGTGCAATGCCTTTGTATAAACCATTGCTGCAATAACCATCACCGGCACACACAACACTTGTCATAGTTCCATGCCAGGCAGATGAATGAGGTTTGCTGAAAAAATCTTCAGTATTGTCGGGATGAGTAATGTCAATGATCTTCTTAATGCGGCTACGTGTTTTAACCAAATCATCATGCAGATAAAATCCACTGTCAATAAAACAAATGGTAACCCCTTTGCCGGTAAACCGTACATCTGTATCAATGCGAAGTGCTGAAGGGAGAATGATAAAGTCATCCAGACTTTTCACCGGGAAGTGCGGCCCAATTTCAGGAAGCATGCGTTGCTGCATCAACAATTCAGTATGGTAATAATCAATACAACGACTGCAGATGCCATCATCTATTGCCCAATCAGGAAACTGTTCTTTGATCTTATCTATAATCAATCGCTCACTTTCAAGATGAAAACGATAAATAAGTTTGTGTACTTCGTCGCCACAAAGCGGACAGGTAACGGCAGTTGTTTCGTTCATGGCAGGAGTTGATTGAATTATTTTCCGATTACATATTCTGTGATTTGCACGGCATGTCCATCGGGATCTTTCACAATAAATGATTTTGTGTGCACACCGTTTTGTTGCTGATGAATGAGTTTGTTTGAAACAACTTTGTAA
The DNA window shown above is from Lacibacter sp. H375 and carries:
- a CDS encoding S8 family serine peptidase — protein: MNETTAVTCPLCGDEVHKLIYRFHLESERLIIDKIKEQFPDWAIDDGICSRCIDYYHTELLMQQRMLPEIGPHFPVKSLDDFIILPSALRIDTDVRFTGKGVTICFIDSGFYLHDDLVKTRSRIKKIIDITHPDNTEDFFSKPHSSAWHGTMTSVVCAGDGYCSNGLYKGIAPDAELVLIKVQDDDGRIPTANIMKALEWVAANHLTYDIKIVNLSVSADENLSYHESGIDQLAEQLINAGVNIVAAAGNNTEVMIKPPANAPNVISIGGVDDANDLTAVPFSYHSSFGTTIDGLYKPELVANAIWIAAPILPCTNEAEEAAALHDALQLSDKELMVQWPDVQKKSSLPENGNEKMSVTYYRQLLANRVMQTKFFSRHYMHVDGTSFAAPLVTGVIAQLLQAKPELDPLNIRRLLFSTAKRLPDVPVVKQGYGYIRPRRALLNILNREVVMKQHASPFINRPKKMIEFHIQNSCAHQISLAGSFNYWAQDVLLMEPSANGFWKIEIPMPPQGTYTYKFLIDDKMWVEDVENPVREPDGFNGWNSVLNI